The following proteins are encoded in a genomic region of Myxosarcina sp. GI1:
- the cas12k gene encoding type V CRISPR-associated protein Cas12k (Type V-K CRISPR systems have also been known as with the large Cas12k protein, has also been known as type V-U5, and Cas12k as C2c5.), whose product MSQNAIQCRLIAPETTRRQQWQLMAEKNTPLINELLKQLAEHPELETWKRKGKIPPGTVKNLCQPLRTCPQYINQPGRFYSSVISLAEYIYRSWLKLQRRLIFRLNGQQRWLQMLKSDEELVAESGRSLKEIEAKASEALDRLNREENPSISNRLFDLYDETEDILIRSAIVYLLKNGCKIRQKPEDPKKFARRRRKTEIRVKRLQEKLNGKAPQGRDLTGEKWLNTLFTATSQVPQDEAQAKSWQDILLTKSKLVPYPIVYESNEDLTWSKNERGRLCVKFNGLSDHTFQIYCDRRQLKIFNRFYEDQQIKKASKNSHSSALFTLRSATIAWQEGKGKGEPWNVNRLILYCTFDNLLLTTEGTEVVRQEKAEAIANTLTKIKEKGDLNQKQQAFIRRKETSLSRINNPFPRPSRPLYKGKSNILLGVAIRLDKPATVAIVDGATDKAIAYLSTKQLLGKNYHLLNRKRQQQHILSHQRNVAQRHHANNKFGESELGQYIDRLLAKAIIQLAKDYRVGSIVVPYMEDTREIIQAEVQARAEAKIPGCIEKQKEYAKKYRTNIHKWSYGRLIDLIKAQAAKAGIVIEESKQSIRGDPKKQAKEIAVCAYRDRIVPF is encoded by the coding sequence ATGAGTCAAAATGCTATTCAATGTCGTTTAATTGCACCAGAAACTACTCGCCGTCAACAATGGCAACTGATGGCAGAGAAAAATACCCCATTGATAAATGAATTATTAAAACAATTAGCGGAACATCCAGAACTTGAAACTTGGAAACGGAAAGGAAAAATTCCACCTGGAACTGTCAAAAATCTGTGTCAACCTTTAAGAACTTGTCCGCAATACATTAATCAACCAGGAAGATTTTACAGCTCGGTAATTTCTTTGGCTGAATACATTTATAGATCGTGGCTCAAGCTTCAAAGACGATTAATTTTTAGACTCAATGGACAGCAGCGTTGGTTACAGATGCTTAAGAGCGATGAAGAATTAGTGGCTGAAAGCGGTCGCTCTTTAAAAGAGATTGAAGCAAAAGCTTCTGAAGCACTCGATCGCCTCAATAGAGAAGAAAATCCAAGTATTTCAAATCGGTTGTTCGATTTGTATGATGAAACAGAAGATATTTTGATTCGCAGTGCGATCGTTTATTTACTGAAAAATGGCTGTAAGATACGTCAAAAGCCTGAAGATCCCAAGAAATTTGCCAGGCGCCGTCGCAAAACAGAAATTAGGGTTAAGCGTCTTCAAGAAAAACTTAATGGTAAAGCACCTCAAGGAAGAGATCTAACAGGAGAAAAATGGTTGAATACGCTCTTTACTGCGACCTCTCAAGTTCCCCAAGATGAAGCTCAAGCAAAATCCTGGCAAGATATTCTGTTAACAAAATCTAAGTTAGTACCCTATCCGATTGTTTATGAATCTAACGAAGATTTAACTTGGAGTAAGAATGAAAGAGGTAGACTTTGTGTCAAATTTAATGGTTTGAGCGATCATACATTTCAAATTTATTGCGATCGCAGACAGCTAAAGATTTTCAATCGCTTCTACGAAGACCAGCAGATTAAGAAGGCAAGTAAAAACAGTCACTCAAGTGCTTTATTCACACTTCGCTCGGCAACAATAGCTTGGCAGGAAGGAAAAGGTAAAGGAGAACCTTGGAACGTAAATCGTTTGATTCTCTACTGTACTTTCGATAACTTGCTGCTTACTACCGAAGGAACAGAGGTAGTTCGTCAGGAAAAAGCTGAAGCGATCGCCAATACTTTAACCAAAATTAAAGAAAAAGGCGATCTCAACCAAAAGCAGCAAGCATTTATACGGCGTAAAGAAACCTCGCTATCAAGAATCAACAATCCTTTTCCGCGTCCCAGTAGACCTCTGTACAAAGGTAAATCTAATATTTTATTGGGAGTTGCAATTAGACTGGATAAACCTGCAACTGTAGCTATAGTTGATGGTGCGACAGACAAAGCAATCGCATACCTTAGTACCAAACAGTTACTAGGCAAAAATTATCATCTTCTCAATCGAAAAAGACAGCAGCAGCATATTCTCTCTCATCAAAGGAACGTCGCTCAAAGACACCACGCTAATAACAAATTTGGTGAGTCAGAATTAGGACAGTATATCGACCGTTTGTTAGCCAAAGCAATTATTCAATTGGCTAAAGATTATCGAGTGGGAAGTATTGTCGTTCCCTACATGGAAGATACTAGAGAAATCATTCAAGCAGAAGTTCAGGCAAGAGCAGAAGCTAAAATTCCTGGATGTATAGAGAAACAGAAAGAATATGCCAAAAAATATCGCACTAATATTCATAAATGGAGCTATGGCAGATTGATTGACCTTATAAAAGCTCAAGCAGCTAAAGCAGGAATAGTTATTGAAGAGAGTAAGCAATCTATTCGGGGAGATCCTAAAAAACAGGCTAAAGAGATTGCGGTTTGTGCTTATCGCGATCGCATTGTCCCATTTTAA
- a CDS encoding MerR family transcriptional regulator: MGEPFYTSTEASLITGCSRRQLQYWRKQGVVVPTVNPGGKGRNVYYTESDLLILSVMKYLLSLGLNFDVSLKVLETLREKEILCFLDWSLSKNTKKRFMLVLDTEEKNTIHITNFDTELAVQKLQEGFAIAPFGRDRIYQKLQDNLQAFYRNRKSLKGDRRTKN; encoded by the coding sequence ATGGGAGAACCTTTTTATACCAGCACAGAAGCATCATTAATTACAGGTTGCTCTCGCCGACAACTTCAGTATTGGCGAAAGCAAGGTGTCGTCGTGCCTACTGTCAATCCTGGTGGAAAAGGACGCAATGTCTATTACACAGAATCAGATTTATTGATATTGTCCGTAATGAAGTATTTACTTTCTCTAGGATTGAATTTTGATGTGTCTTTGAAAGTTTTAGAAACTCTTAGAGAGAAAGAAATATTATGTTTTTTAGACTGGTCTTTATCCAAGAATACAAAAAAACGTTTTATGCTTGTATTGGATACTGAAGAAAAAAATACGATTCACATAACTAACTTTGATACTGAACTAGCCGTACAAAAGTTGCAAGAAGGATTTGCTATTGCTCCTTTTGGACGCGATCGCATTTACCAAAAACTACAAGATAACCTTCAAGCTTTTTACCGTAATAGAAAAAGTCTCAAGGGCGACCGCAGAACTAAAAATTAG